In a single window of the Candidatus Auribacterota bacterium genome:
- the cobA gene encoding uroporphyrinogen-III C-methyltransferase — protein MVIQRMGRVFLVGAGPGDPTLITEKGKSLLSLADVILYDHLANPSLLRFAREDAEKICVGKSGGRRSISQSAINRLLVREARRGKLVIRLKGGDPILFGRGAEETLCLSRERIPFEIIPGVSAALAVPVCAGIPLTMRGVSSSVTILTGHEADGGRGRGVDWGRLLRADSTFVVLMGVKNLEEIVNRFLAAGKSPRLPAALIERGTTPLQRTVVGPLGRIARIGRKRRVAAPAILVVGETVALRRQLRSAATFPLRGARVLVTRPAGQAERIVRLLERNGAVPLVYPLIRIEPARSFGPLDRAIAAITRYDWIIFTSANGVQAFMGRLDSLGYDSRALARAEICAIGPATEAELWKWGLRADCLPKEFTTEGIIDALTSRGEIEGRLFLLPRSQLAGEALPGAIRRLGGRCVEAAVYRALPSRDSARAIMRLIEEGGVDLVVLTSPSAVGVYAKMLKRSSVRKFHEPVIAVIGPVTGQAAVEHGLRVVIKARTHADEGLVRALVNFWKGKGKAKAAHRHAPP, from the coding sequence GTGGTGATACAGCGGATGGGCAGGGTCTTCCTTGTCGGCGCCGGTCCTGGCGATCCCACCCTGATCACCGAGAAGGGGAAGAGCCTCCTCTCCCTCGCGGATGTCATCCTCTATGACCACCTCGCGAATCCCTCCCTCCTGCGCTTCGCGCGGGAAGACGCTGAAAAAATCTGTGTGGGCAAGTCAGGCGGCAGGCGGAGCATCAGCCAGTCTGCGATTAACAGGCTCCTCGTGCGTGAGGCCCGTCGGGGGAAGCTGGTGATACGGCTCAAGGGCGGTGATCCGATTCTTTTCGGGAGGGGGGCTGAAGAAACCCTGTGCCTTTCCCGGGAGCGCATCCCATTCGAGATCATACCAGGCGTCTCCGCGGCGCTCGCGGTCCCCGTGTGCGCCGGCATCCCGCTCACGATGCGGGGCGTGAGCTCGTCCGTGACCATCCTCACCGGCCACGAGGCGGACGGTGGCAGGGGGAGAGGAGTGGATTGGGGTCGTTTGCTGAGGGCGGACTCGACATTCGTCGTGCTCATGGGCGTGAAGAACCTCGAGGAGATTGTGAACCGCTTCCTCGCGGCCGGCAAGAGCCCTCGGCTCCCGGCCGCCCTGATAGAAAGGGGAACCACCCCGTTGCAGAGAACGGTGGTCGGCCCTCTGGGCCGGATCGCCAGGATTGGCCGCAAGCGTCGCGTCGCGGCTCCGGCGATCCTCGTTGTGGGTGAGACCGTCGCCCTACGCAGACAGCTGCGCAGCGCCGCGACATTTCCTCTCCGGGGCGCCAGGGTACTCGTGACGCGCCCCGCGGGGCAGGCGGAACGCATCGTCCGTCTCCTTGAGCGGAATGGCGCGGTGCCGCTCGTCTATCCGCTGATACGGATAGAGCCCGCGCGCAGCTTCGGTCCGCTCGATCGCGCGATCGCCGCGATCACGCGCTATGACTGGATTATTTTTACCAGTGCGAACGGCGTGCAGGCGTTCATGGGCAGGCTCGATTCCCTCGGGTATGACTCCCGTGCCCTCGCGCGCGCGGAGATTTGCGCCATAGGTCCGGCTACGGAGGCAGAGCTTTGGAAATGGGGTTTGAGGGCGGATTGCCTGCCGAAGGAATTCACCACAGAAGGGATTATAGACGCCCTCACCTCACGGGGGGAGATTGAGGGGCGGTTGTTTCTCCTGCCGCGGAGTCAGCTCGCGGGCGAGGCGCTTCCCGGAGCGATCCGGAGGCTGGGTGGGCGCTGCGTTGAGGCAGCGGTCTACAGGGCGCTGCCATCGAGAGACAGCGCCCGGGCGATCATGCGTCTGATCGAAGAGGGAGGCGTTGATCTTGTGGTTCTGACGAGCCCGTCGGCGGTGGGGGTGTATGCGAAGATGCTCAAGAGATCTTCAGTGAGGAAATTCCATGAGCCGGTCATCGCGGTCATAGGGCCTGTGACGGGGCAGGCGGCTGTGGAACACGGGCTGCGGGTTGTGATCAAGGCGCGCACGCACGCCGATGAGGGGCTTGTCAGGGCACTCGTGAATTTTTGGAAAGGAAAAGGGAAAGCAAAAGCAGCGCACCGGCATGCGCCACCGTAG
- the hemB gene encoding porphobilinogen synthase, producing the protein MAYPIQRLRRLRMKDGLRRLVRETRIAPESLIMPLFVRPGRGVRRPIPSMPGQFQLSQDEAVEQCRRIAEHRLGGVILFGIPDGKDARASRAYAEDGIIPESIRAIKREIPGLIVITDVCLCGYMDHGHCGVVKANPPPASRRAGKSSLDPEGGLGTRTPAGQIPARPAGGPNPKPIKASHEPRATSHGYYIDNDATLELLAETALAHARAGADMVAPSDMMDGRVGAIRSALDRNGFQDMPIMSYAAKYASAFYGPFRDAAESAPRFGDRRSYQMDPANAVEALREVACDIEEGADIVMVKPALAYGDIIRRVKDAFRVPVAAYSVSGEYAMVKAAVERGWFDERMVVMEILTGLKRAGADIIVTYWAEDAAQWLKNG; encoded by the coding sequence ATGGCGTATCCAATTCAACGATTGAGGCGATTGCGGATGAAGGACGGACTTCGCCGCCTTGTGAGGGAAACAAGGATAGCTCCTGAATCCCTGATCATGCCTCTCTTTGTGAGGCCCGGGAGAGGGGTGCGAAGACCAATTCCCTCCATGCCGGGGCAGTTCCAGCTCTCTCAGGACGAGGCGGTTGAGCAGTGCCGCAGAATCGCGGAGCATCGCCTGGGTGGCGTTATCCTCTTCGGCATACCGGACGGGAAGGACGCGCGCGCGAGCCGGGCCTATGCCGAGGATGGGATTATTCCCGAGAGCATCCGGGCGATCAAGAGGGAGATCCCCGGACTGATCGTCATCACCGATGTGTGCCTCTGTGGGTACATGGATCACGGCCACTGCGGCGTGGTTAAAGCAAATCCCCCGCCTGCCAGCCGGCGGGCAGGCAAATCCTCCCTCGACCCCGAAGGGGGTCTCGGGACGAGAACCCCTGCGGGGCAAATCCCTGCCCGTCCGGCAGGCGGGCCAAATCCCAAACCAATAAAAGCGAGTCACGAGCCACGAGCCACGAGTCACGGTTACTATATTGACAACGACGCCACGCTGGAGCTGCTCGCGGAGACGGCGCTGGCGCACGCGCGCGCGGGGGCGGACATGGTGGCGCCCAGCGACATGATGGACGGCCGCGTGGGCGCGATCAGGAGCGCCCTCGATCGCAACGGATTCCAGGACATGCCGATCATGTCGTATGCCGCCAAGTACGCCTCCGCGTTCTACGGGCCGTTCCGTGACGCGGCGGAATCGGCCCCCCGGTTCGGCGACAGGCGCTCCTACCAGATGGACCCCGCAAACGCGGTTGAGGCGCTGCGAGAGGTCGCGTGCGATATCGAGGAGGGCGCCGATATCGTCATGGTCAAGCCGGCGCTCGCGTACGGTGATATCATCCGCAGGGTGAAGGACGCGTTTCGCGTGCCGGTGGCGGCGTACAGCGTGAGCGGTGAGTACGCGATGGTGAAGGCGGCTGTGGAAAGGGGATGGTTCGACGAGCGGATGGTCGTCATGGAAATACTCACCGGGCTGAAGCGCGCCGGCGCTGATATCATTGTGACCTACTGGGCCGAGGACGCCGCGCAATGGCTGAAAAACGGCTGA